A genomic region of Fusarium oxysporum Fo47 chromosome VI, complete sequence contains the following coding sequences:
- a CDS encoding Chloroperoxidase — protein MASTSEPLTKGTYAPSGPNDIRGPCPMINSLANHGYLPRDGRNVRVEEVLAGMDTIGLSKPLAAAFANPIFQERAPSKFHDDPVVKKSLLQTILQTIRDPWSVLGKFGMRKPGQLDSEGHRVLNLDQLGLPNTVEHDISLTRRDHQQGDNLTLQKDLVEDLLASSKDGQTLTANDLAEFRKKRIARQKEDNPGLQYGSFEHDLACAEIALILNVIGTGDSVPCNYARAFLQEERLPMQEGWKREGSRLGIIGLLTKRNGIKKIIGMEVKS, from the coding sequence ATGGCTTCAACTTCAGAACCACTCACAAAAGGGACATATGCACCTTCGGGTCCAAACGACATACGCGGTCCCTGCCCGATGATAAACTCTCTCGCGAATCATGGCTATCTTCCCCGCGACGGCCGAAATGTTCgtgttgaagaagtcctCGCAGGCATGGACACAATTGGCCTCTCCAAGCCTCTCGCTGCCGCCTTTGCCAACCCCATCTTTCAAGAACGTGCGCCTTCAAAATTTCACGATGACCCAGTTGTCAAAAAATCTCTTTTGCAAACCATTTTGCAAACTATCAGGGACCCTTGGTCTGTTTTGGGTAAATTTGGTATGCGCAAGCCGGGTCAGCTGGACTCTGAGGGTCACAGGGTTTTGAACTTGGACCAGCTTGGGTTACCCAACACAGTTGAGCACGATATATCTTTGACCCGCCGGGATCATCAACAAGGTGATAACCTCACTCTTCAGAAAGACCTTGTCGAAGATCTCTTGGCGAGCTCAAAGGATGGTCAGACTCTTACTGCGAATGACCTCGCGGAATTTCGCAAGAAGCGCATCGCCAGACAGAAAGAGGATAACCCGGGTCTTCAATATGGGTCTTTCGAACACGATCTTGCGTGTGCGGAGATTGCGCTGATTCTCAATGTCATTGGAACTGGTGATAGTGTGCCATGTAACTATGCCAGGGCCTTTTTGCAGGAAGAGAGGCTGCCGATGCAAGAGGGATGGAAGAGAGAAGGGTCGAGATTGGGTATAATCGGGTTACTCACCAAGAGGAACGGTATCAAGAAGATTATTGGGATGGAAGTCAAGTCTTGA
- a CDS encoding armadillo-type protein — translation MDPAAVRSLLATSLDPDADSRRRAELQLKQIEEQPGFLECLLDILQAEQEASVRLSTVIYVKNRVNRSWYNNEGYSPDPPTAIIPEEEKARVRDRLLPILATSETLVRQQLIPVLQRILQYDFPARWPKFMDFTVELLNTNNPGSVLAGLQCLLAICRAFRYKSTDSDDRQHFDKIVEATFPRLLAICNELVNQESDEAGEMLHLALKAYKHATWLELSPSLRQRDTNIAWCTVFLHTVSKACPTNAMQGDQHEREKHHWWKAKKWAFFNLNRLFIRHGNPASPGKGEDALAFAKDFTANIAPEILKHYLQEIEKWVAKTSWLSRPCLSYTLVFLDESVRPKEMWTHLKPHLTNLVTHFVFPVLCLTEEDVEQFEDEPDEYLHRKLNYFEEASAPDVAATNFLVNLTKNRRKETFEILKFVNAVVTEYEQAADDQKNHIAKEGALRMIATLAPVILGKKSPIADQVEYFLVRYVFPDFTSPQGYLRARACDTIEKFEQLNFQDQNNLLTIYRHILDCMADPALPVRVTAALALQPLIRHDVIRTSMQQNIPTIMQQLLKLANEADIDALANVMEDFVEVFATELTPFAVALSEQLRDTYMRIVRELLEKESKVGDDGELYNEYDDKSITALGVLQTIGTLILTLESTPDVLLHIEAVLMPVIKVTLENKLYDLYNEVFEIIDSCTFAAKSISPTMWQAFELIHTTFKAGAEYYLEDMLPALDNFVQFGAPQLAQKPEYTQALYSMVADMFTDSIQGGVERICACKLAEAMMLSLKGQIDSCVEGFINIAMSILANQDVKVKSYRIHLMEMVINSIHYNPLLTLQVLENKGWTNRFFSLWFGSMTSFTRVHDKKLCIVAISALLSLNPEHVPSSVSVGWPRLLQGITELFRSLPAAQKNRDEALRDDFHLESTYDYGEEDEWDDDEANWNAEEEEETGETSESKDESTAYLNFLNEEAQKFSRAIDDVEEDDLGEDSVLLESPLDKIEPYQLFRGTLMKMQQEQPQFYSSLAGHLTADDQNVIQSVMVKADEIAAQQVQQAQQAQLLAQQQAAAMAANLSAPNGGAS, via the exons ATGGATCCCGCCGCTGTGAGGTCCTTGCTCGCCACTAGCTTGGACCCTGATGCAGACAGTCGAAGGCGTGCTGAGCTTCAGTTGAAACAG ATTGAAGAACAGCCCGGATTTCTCGAATGTCTGCTCGATATTTTACAAGCCGAACAGGAGGCTAGTGTCCGCCTTTCGA CCGTGATTTATGTCAAGAACCGTGTCAATCGCTCATGGTACAATAATGAGGGGTACTCTCCCGATCCCCCCACCGCTATAATccctgaagaagagaaggctcGTGTACGAGACCGCCTTCTGCCAATTCTCGCTACGTCCGAAACCCTCGTCCGCCAGCAGCTCATTCCCGTCCTCCAACGAATCCTCCAATATGACTTTCCCGCCCGTTGGCCCAAGTTCATGGACTTCACCGTCGAGCTTCTAAACACGAATAACCCCGGTTCCGTTCTTGCTGGTCTGCAGTGTCTGCTCGCCATCTGCCGTGCGTTCCGCTATAAATCGACCGACAGCGATGATCGACAACACTTTGATAAGATTGTGGAGGCGACATTCCCCCGTCTTCTCGCCATCTGTAACGAGTTGGTGAACCAGGAGAGCGATGAGGCTGGTGAGATGCTTCACTTGGCCCTCAAGGCCTACAAGCATGCGACATGG TTGGAACTCTCGCCTTCGCTACGACAACGTGACACCAACATCGCTTGGTGCACTGTTTTCCTACACACGGTTTCCAAGGCTTGCCCTACCAATGCTATGCAGGGTGATCAGCACGAACGTGAGAAGCATCACTGGTGGAAGGCCAAGAAATGGGCTTTCTTCAACCTGAACCGCCTCTTCATTCG GCATGGCAACCCTGCCAGTCCTGGTAAGGGCGAAGACGCACTTGCTTTCGCCAAGGACTTCACCGCGAACATTGCCCCCGAGATCCTCAAGCACTACCTCCAAGAGATCGAGAAATGGGTTGCCAAAACCTCTTGGCTCAGCCGACCCTGCCTTTCCTATACTCTGGTCTTCCTCGACGAGTCTGTACGACCCAAGGAGATGTGGACACACCTCAAGCCTCATCTTACCAACCTTGTTACTCACTTCGTTTTCCCTGTTCTTTGCCTTACCGAGGAGGATGTCGAGCAGTTCGAGGATGAGCCCGACGAGTACCTTCACCGAAAGCTTAACTACTTCGAGGAAGCGTCTGCTCCTGATGTCGCCGCTACTAACTTCCTCGTCAACCTTACTAAGAACCGCCGCAAGGAGACCTTCGAGATTCTCAAGTTCGTCAATGCTGTTGTCACCGAGTACGAGCAGGCTGCGGATGATCAGAAGAACCACATTGCCAAGGAGGGTGCTCTGCGCATGATCGCTACCCTGGCACCTGTTATTCTGGGCAAGAAGAGCCCTATTGCTGATCAGGTCGAATACTTCCTCGTCCGTTATGTCTTCCCCGACTTCACCAGCCCACAGGGCTACCTCCGCGCTCGTGCTTGCGACACCATCGAGAAGTTTGAGCAGCTCAACTTCCAAGATCAGAACAACCTCCTTACTATCTACCGACACATCCTGGATTGTATGGCCGACCCTGCTCTCCCAGTTCGTGTCACAGCCGCTCTCGCTCTCCAGCCTCTTATCCGCCACGATGTCATTCGAACAAGCATGCAGCAAAACATTCCCACGATTATGCAGCAGTTGCTCAAGCTTGCCAACGAGGCTGATATCGATGCGCTCGCGAACGTCATGGAGGACTTTGTCGAGGTCTTCGCCACTGAGCTCACTCCTTTTGCTGTCGCATTGAGCGAGCAGCTCCGAGACACTTACATGAGAATTGTGCgcgagcttctcgagaaggagagCAAAGTTGGCGATGACGGTGAGCTCTACAACGAGTATGACGACAAGAGCATTACTGCTCTTGGTGTCCTGCAGACCATCGGAACTCTGATTCTCACACTCGAGAGCACTCCTGACGTCCTGCTCCACATTGAGGCTGTACTTATGCCCGTCATCAAGGTTACCCTGGAGAACAAGCTTTATGACCTCTACAACGAAGTTTTCGAAATCATCGATAGCTGCACATTCGCTGCCAAGTCCATTTCTCCCACCATGTGGCAGGCCTTCGAGTTGATTCACACTACTTTCAAGGCTGGTGCTGAATACTACCTCGAGGATATGCTGCCTGCTCTGGACAACTTTGTCCAATTTGGTGCTCCCCAGCTCGCTCAGAAGCCCGAGTACACTCAGGCCCTTTACTCCATGGTCGCTGATATGTTCACCGACAGTATTCAGGGAGGTGTCGAGAGGATATGTGCTTGCAAACTGGCCGAGGCCATGATGCTTAGCTTGAAGGGCCAGATTGATAGCTGTGTCGAGGGTTTCATCAACATTGCCATGAGCATCCTTGCCAACCAAGACGTCAAGGTGAAGAGCTACCGCATCCATCTCATGGAGATGGTTATCAACTCGATCCACTACAACCCACTTCTCACCCTTCAAGTCCTTGAGAACAAGGGCTGGACAAACCGTTTCTTCAGTCTCTGGTTTGGCAGCATGACTTCTTTCACCCGTGTTCACGACAAGAAGCTTTGCATCGTTGCCATCTCAGCTCTTCTTAGCCTGAACCCTGAGCACGTGCCATCCAGTGTCTCTGTTGGCTGGCCAAGATTGCTTCAAGGCATTACTGAACTATTCCGCTCCCTCCCTGCCGCTCAGAAGA ATCGCGATGAGGCTCTCCGTGACGACTTCCACCTCGAGTCCACTTATGACTacggcgaggaagatgagtgggatgacgacgaggcCAACTGGAacgctgaggaggaagaggagacaGGCGAGACTAGCGAGTCCAAAGACGAGAGCACTGCTTATCTCAACTTCTTGAACGAGGAG GCCCAGAAGTTTAGCCGAGCGATTGATGACGTCGAGGAGGACGATCTTGGCGAGGACTCTGTTCTGCTCG
- a CDS encoding uncharacterized protein (expressed protein), translating into MLCYVEFWCMHAFSCLSLCLSVHFKGFDFVSSECVSLTSINGSCWAVNESPPVIGLLSKSPVDHRLASSFDAFIR; encoded by the coding sequence atgttatgttatgttgAGTTCTGGTGCATGCATGCATTCAGCTGCCTGTCATTATGCCTTTCTGTTCATTTCAAGGGTTTTGACTTTGTAAGCAGTGAATGTGTCTCCCTTACATCAATCAATGGCTCTTGCTGGGCAGTGAATGAGAGCCCTCCAGTAATTGGGCTTCTATCTAAATCACCCGTTGATCATCGTCTTGCTTCGTCCTTTGATGCCTTCATCAGATAA